A window of Eucalyptus grandis isolate ANBG69807.140 chromosome 4, ASM1654582v1, whole genome shotgun sequence genomic DNA:
ATCCGATGAGCCGTGAGCTCGCTAGAGCCTGGGTGAACCTCGGAGAGCTCGGGTGAGGCCCGAGCTCCGCCCCAGGCCGGTGAGAGCTCCACCTCgcccgatctagcgaggctcgagctcgacTTCACCAGATCGGGCTAGGCGAAGCCTTGCCGGCCTGGGGCAAGGTTCAAGCTGGCTTGTGGCCATGGCCAGCAACCAGTAGTGAAGAGGAAGCGGGGCACGCCGCGAAGATTGAGCACCGTTGGACAAGGGGACGCTCCGCCACCGCTGATCGTCGGcatcgaaggaggaggaggatgagatcGAAACCTAGGGCTTCATGAGGGTGGAGATCTAGCACCGCCGAATGAGGGGATGCTTCGCCGCTTTGATCGTTGATGTcgaaaaaggaggagatgagATCATAAGGGTTTCGTCAGAAAAAGGGTAGAAATGAGTAAGGAAAGCAGAAGATTgaccggaaaacattttctttgaccatTTATTTTTCACCATCGAACACcggaaattcgaaaaaatattttccctgaAGTTgttttccacgaaacgaacggaccctaagGTCAAGCTACTTCCCACTCTTTAACTCAAATTTAGTAAAGTATTCAACTTGtgcgatcaattttttttcctaatgcaCATCcttatattatattatctatatatatatatatatatatatatatatatatatatatatatatatatatatatatatatatatatatatatatatatatatatatataaggaaaggaaaggttttgaaaaaataaattaattgaaataccaagttgaaaaatgataataacTATTTGTCATGTGTTAAGCCAAAATGATCTACAGAcgttttgaatatatataaatttacttTTCGAGCTAAAAGCACATGAAGCTCTGGATGTTTAATCCACAATGTTACACTGATAGATAGGTCTCCTCAGATCTCAAACTGACACGAAAGTGCCAAGAATAAAACTCATGTATGAAATTATTAGACAAATGGTTTCCTTTAACAGGTTAATTTTTTAGGAAACGGTCGATTGGGTAAATATAGTATACTTCTTAGTTCTGACTATCTAATGAGTTTGTATCTTGAAGATCAGTTTCAATCCGCTGAACTAAATCACTATAATGAGACTGACAACGGACCATTTTCCGAAGGATAGAAGAATTTTACTACTTGCTTCATTGTCGGTGGCTTAACAAATCAATGGTTCTAAAATAACCGGACAGTCTTGTTCTTAATGCTGAAGAGATAATGCATGGCAGTCATCGACTTAGGAGGCTTATCAGTAAAGTCGATTTGCGTCACATTCGGCCCCTGCTCGCACACTTGAGCGTGGCCAGATTCTCTATCTGGATAAGCCTCCTActaattaaacaagaaaaaggtcAGATCTGAAAGCAGACAATGCTATAAGACCCAAAGTAAAAAGCACAAAAGTGCTAAAGTAATGTTTTTGTTATGTTTATTATATTGTTCTCCGTCACCAATCTCATCAACAGCCTCTGCATAGTGACAAGTCCAGCTTCATTTTCCGCTGAACTTTTAGACTCCACAGATCCAGAAGGTCAACAATTGGGTAACCATTAGAATACTCTCATGATTGAATAAACAAAAGCGTTGAGCTCCATAATTTATGCATACATACCATAAACGTGAGGCCTCAAGCACGTTCATCACTTTAGTACCGTCTTCTCCAGAGTATTTAAACCCGAAAAGTGCCTCCTCCTCCTATCATTTCTGGAACACTTGAAAGGGTCGTAAGAGTTCTCACAGAAAAACAAAGTTCAGCGGATGAGATGGCCAAGATTCATTCTGTAGTGCCGATTGCTACACCTGATGCTTCTTGTTCTCCATATATGACTCCAGAGAGAGAAGCTTTTACGGTGTGGATGAAGTCACTCATCATGCAAGGAAATGGATGCACCGTCTTCAATCAGAATGGCGAGATCGTTTACCGTATAGATAACTACGAAAAGAAGGGTAACAGAAAAGTTTTTCTCATGGATTTACGTGGAAAAGTTCTCTTCACTATAATTCAAAAGGTATAGGCTATGTTTCTTCTCACTTACAAGTCGATTAGATAACTTCAATTACCATGTGAACTATAGGACTGTGGGCTAATGACGGATGTCAATGCAGAAACTTCGAGTTTTTGGGCGCTGGGAGGGCTACAAATGTGACGAACAAGATGTGAACAATGGAAAACTTTGGTTTCGTGTAAAAAAAGGTTGTTCGATCTTTAAAAGTAGATTGTCCTGCCAGGTTTCTGTGCACTGCGGTGAGGCTCAGACATTCTTTGACATAGAGAGTGTGGCTGGCAAATCAGAGTTCAGAATAGTCGACAGAACAGGAGGTCTGATTGCAGAGGTTAGCTTCTTCAAACGTATGAACATCTTAATCTAAGTCCAGCTGCTTCTTATTCTTTTAGATTTACGCTGTGCCTTTCTTTGGTGATTTTCAGGAAAGAGGAAGCAGTCATCTTCTGGAGTATACCTAGGAGATGATGTTTTGACTTTGGCTGTGGAGCCTGAAGTTGATCATTCCCTTGTCATGGCTCTTGTCGCCGTTTACGGATCAATGCATCGGAGATTGTGATCTAGTTTTGACATAGCAAGATTGGTGAGTCCATCGGACTAtgccttcctttcttcttctttttttcttttcttttttttggtcctttGAGCAGTCTTGTTGCCCAAAATACACGAGCAAGCCAGAGTTTTCTCGTAGAATactgcacattttttttttttttggtaaaggtacgAATGAATACTGCACATTTTGTTATACACAAGAAGTGGAAAATATGAAGATGAGTCACGCTTCTGATCTCTCAGCAGATACAGTCTCTATTACTTTTAACTTTAGCAAACTCGTAGTAAGATCATCTAATTCATACATCATTGCAGAAAACTCCTGAAGACAAGATATTCTCTTCGTTCGGCAACATTCCctgcttaaaaattgttttttaacTCAAAATGTGCGCATTTTGTGCtgtcttttgaaatttcaaatagaAACAGGAGAGGCATTCCCTACTTAATTGACCTGTCTGATTTGAACGACAAGAAATTTCAAACTAGTGCTTAACATGACTGTTCTCATTAAGGCGACGACTCTGCAGACTATAAAAACAATAGTTACACCGtagagcagaaaaaaaaaaaaaacaaaaatcattattatattattattttttataccGACAAATTCAGCAAAACGTGACCCAACCTGTACAAATTCCACTTGTCTACCTTTATGAATACAAATATTCCGCCTGCAGATATAAATATAAGCACATTACATAATATTATCATGAATATAATTAAGCAACACGAGAGTCATCAAAGATAAGAAATATACAGGGGAAATATTAGCTCGTCAACCATGATCTCCAttcgttcattcatttattttttctgggTATTCTCATATAATAGAGAGAAGCAGATCCACGAGTGCTATTCCTTTGTGACAAGTGTAATAATGTTGCAAAGAGATTATCCGAGTAATCTGGCTTTGATATAACAAATGAAACCGAAAAGTCATTTGTTTTAGTTTAGTTGCTTGattgatttatatatttgttGCTCAATAAGATAGCGGAGCGTGCACGATAATAAATGTTGCTTTAATAAGAGAAACTAAGAAGCTGGCTTTTTATGTCTCTCGGGAATAATTCAATTAGTATAATGAGGAAGAGGGTATTATGTATTCTTATGGggcatgagaagaaaaaaattggcatattttgtgatttttggatGTGAAAAGCATGTATGTTATCATATTAGGAATGATAAGAGAGATCTGATGGTACTTGAATTGCATGTTATTGCCATTTGATGATTTAGTATCAAAATCATGCTTCTTATTTGTGCGTGGAATTTACGTCAATGATTTGAAACCGATAAGAAGATGAAGATAATGGCATTGGTTTCATTGTGATCTTTATAGTTTGGTTTAGATTTCGATCGAGAGTTTTCCTAATTGATAAGTTTATTATTGGGATCAAGTATTGTCTTAATCGAGAACCTTGAGAGTCCCTACTAGCTACTTGTAAAATGCAATACCTGCCTTCACTTTTTGTTGCCTCCCTCGGATCACACCAACGGAAGACCAGAGAGCCAAATCCGAATCTATTAACATACTCATTCATTTCCCTGTACCACGCCCATGTGTTTCAAGGGGAAAGGCGTCGCGGGGATCTAGGCGGGGTTACCCTGGGAAATCCCGTAAAGGGTTTCCCTTGTGGCCAAGCCCCCCGTGAGGGTTCCATTTTTGTCAAAGGGGAACCCATCCCTCTATCCTGTCTGCTTTCAGGATATCAAAACCTTTTAAGATCATACTTAGGACTAAGATTGCTCAATTTCACTATAGAACTTATTTAGCCGGTAAGACAAGACACTTATGAGTACATTAACTACTCCTCTTTAAGCACTAATTATCATATGTAAACTGGGAAAATTATcgaaaaaatcctaaacttattgtaattatgtcagTTTGGttgtcaacttttttttttgtcaactaagtcttaaacattttacatttgtgccaattcaatccattcaacTAATTTTAGGAGGTCGACATAGACATGTCATCCTATGTGACGTCATTAGCactaacatgaacaattttaaataatattatagtattttttaattaatttatttattttctttttttctccttcccttccctttcttcttcctgcAGCCAGTTGTCGGCTCTATTACACTTCACATCTCGCACGTCATTTGTGCACTCCACAAGCATACTTATAATCATATAGATAGGATTCTCCATCAATTATCAACTATAAACATGTGAGTAATATCAACTGCATATTTGGTTTCTACCTTGAATTTTGGTGTTTCTTAATCAGGTGGATATATCTAGTGTTAACATCTAAAAAAGTAGGATGATATGAAACATAACTCTTATCTTATCAGGCGAGTTCTTTAATTGGGGTTGATCAAGTCCCAAACTTGAGCAGCACATATCGGCGTCAAGGAATGATACTAAAAACATTGCTGACCTAGACAACAGTGAaccaaatatagaaaaaaaaaaaccaacgaGATTCAAACGCTTTTGGCCTTTGCGCTTTGAGATTCCCAAGTGATGAGATCGAACTCAAGCCTCCCATTTGATTAAGTTctacaagagagagaagaatattTCTGAATATTCACGTAGTCTTGAATATAGTAAATATTCACAGGAAGTTCAAGatgaaaacaaaatgatttacTTCTGAGGCTTATCGACAAAGTGGATTCGCGTCACATTTGGCCCCGCATGCATACTCAAGCACGAAAAAGATCAGATCTGAAAGCAGACAAATGCATATAAAACTCAAAGCAAAGAGGACAAAAAGTGTTATAGTAAtgtttgcatattagttagttGTTCTCTGTCACCAATGTCATCAACCGCCTCTGCCTAATTTAATGACAAGTCCAACCTCATTTTCCTGCTGAACTATTAGACTTCCCAGATCCAGAAGGTCAACAATGGAGTAACCATTATAATACTCTCATATATTGTATAAACAAAGCGTTGAGCTCCATAATTTATGCGTACATACCGTAAAAATGAAGCCTCAACCGCGTTTGTTGCTTGAGAACCGTCTTCTCAAAGAGTATTTAAACCCGAAAAAGTGCCTCTTCCTCCTATCATTTCgggaacactcaaaagggtgtATAAGTTCTGATAGAAAACAAAGTTCAGCGGATGAGATGACCAAGGTTCATTCTTTAGTGCCAAGTGCCACAGCTGATGCTTCTTGTTCTCCATTTATGACTCCAAAGAGAGAAACCTTCACGGCGTGGATGAAGTCCCTCATCATGCGAGGAAATGGATGCATTGTTTTCAATCAGAATGGCAAGATCGTTTATCGTATAGATAGGAATAATGGCACAACTAATCTTTGAACTTTGGCCATGTGCATTatggtccctaaatttttaatatgtcTAATGTGGTTACCAAACTTATCCAAACGTGTAATGTGGTCCTTGAACATTTCATTGATTCGatatgatttatgaattttttgtacgtgttcaatttagtccctgaATATAAAATGTATAATATTGTTCTTTCACTAATTCAAGTTGAGgaataatattgaaaaattcCATATAACTTAGAGATTAAATTTAACATGCATCAAAAGTCTAGGGATATCATCAAATAATCTAAAATTTCAGGGATCACATTGTACATtaagccaaaattcaaaaaccacACTAACAAATTAAGACTTTAGAGACTACATTGCATATAGggtcaaaatttatggattatttgtgtcatttttccttatGGATAACTACAAAAAGAAATGTAGCAGAAAAGTTTTTTCTCATCGATATACGCTGGAAAGCTCTCTCCGCTATAATTCAAAGGGTATAGGCTATGTTTCCTTTCACTTACAAGTCGACTAGATAACTTCACTTACTATATGAACTACAGGACTGAGGCTAATAGCTAATGATAATGCAGAAACTTCGTGTTTTCGGGCATTGGGAGGGCTACAAATGCAGCGAACCGGGTGCAAATGACGGAAAACTTTGGTTTTGCGTCAAAAAGGTTGTTCCATCTTTAAACAGAGATTGTCCTGCCAAGTTCTGTGCACTGCAGTAAGGCTCAGACATTCTTAACACAGAATGTGGCAGGTAAATCAGAGTTCAGAATAGTCGACAGAACAGGAGGTCTGATTGCAGAGGTTAGCCTCTTCATAGTCCAGGTACTTCATATTCTCTTAAACTAATACTGTGCCtcgttccatttttttttttttttttttggggggactAATGAGCAGTCTTTTTCCCTAATAAAACACCAGCAAGGCAGAGTGTTCTTGTAGAATACTGTACATTTCATAACAACACAAGAAgtggaaaatatgaaaatgagtCACGCTGGTGATCTCTCAGCATATACACTATCTCTCATACTTTTAACTCAAGCCAACTGGTAATATCATCTAATTTCATACAACATTGCTGATACTCGTGAAGACAAGATATTTTCTTCATTCAGACACTTTAAGCTGtctttttaaaatgcaaatacGAAAATCAGAGGCATTCCCTAATTCCTTGACTTGTCTCCGATCTGAACgacaacaaaatttcaaaataatgcTTAACATGACTGTTTTCATTAGGGTGATGACTGCACACCAAAAAATAACAGATGAACTGTAGAGcagaaacaaacaggaaaagCCTCACATAGTTTATGAGTAGATGGGGCATGAAAAGATTCCTACTTCAGTTTTTGCAGCAATCTACTAGCTTAGAATTTAGATATGTCCTCCGTGTTGTGCCATTAGCTTCAACCATAACAATTTATTGTAAAAGATGATAGTCTCAAATTTGCGGTTTAAAAAACCTCTGATACTAATACACATTCAAGACTCCAATTAATATGAACTCTGATTAGTAATTACCACTTTTTTCGCTTCCTGGCAAAGCTTAGAAGGTTTTAATGTAGGGGCTTGTGCAGTTTTTGAGATCAGAACAACAGGAGTGAAGCAGAAATGATACGTGATagagtaaaaacaaaaaaaaaaaacatagattGATCATTACttctcatgaaaaatacaaacagTACCCCTATAATAAGTTTGCATGGATAGACACGCCCAACAAATTAtgtatgaacaaaagagttaaCCCtgcaagaaaaattaacaaatgaaaACCTATCTAATGATGTATAATGCCAATCAGAGAAGCCAGCACTAAGAATAGGTATCATAGGTTTACTCTTATTGACCCTCATGGCTCATTTCTGGATTCTCAATGTTCATCCCCGTGCTTATACTGTACAATGTGCCTATCCATCTTTctgtgaaatgaaaaaaaaaaatcaattcttctTGGAGTTTTTAGGTTGCGCAGAGTCATGACGAGCTGTTGCCTTTCGCCTTCGACCTCCGCAAACATGAGACTCATCTCGGAATATTTCTCCTGCAGTTCCTTTAGTTCACTTTCCATTAATTGATTCCTCTCCTTCATTGATTCCAGTTCTTTTGACAGATAACTAACATCGTCCTGCGTAGTATTCGCTgcatttttcttcacttctttgTCCAGCAAGGCTTCATCATTTCTGGGGCACAGAAAAGTAAAgaatgtaacaaatttatttgtaATAATCTTCCACTTTTTCGCCTTTTTTCCAACTACTGAATAACATAAAAAGAGTTGGCAGGGATATGGAGTTTGCTGCATGAATTCAGACCTGTTATGCAAGTTTCCATTTTCCGTGGATAAGCATGA
This region includes:
- the LOC120286357 gene encoding protein LURP-one-related 11-like, with amino-acid sequence MAKIHSVVPIATPDASCSPYMTPEREAFTVWMKSLIMQGNGCTVFNQNGEIVYRIDNYEKKGNRKVFLMDLRGKVLFTIIQKKLRVFGRWEGYKCDEQDVNNGKLWFRVKKGCSIFKSRLSCQVSVHCGEAQTFFDIESVAGKSEFRIVDRTGGKRKQSSSGVYLGDDVLTLAVEPEVDHSLVMALVAVYGSMHRRL